GTCGGCGATGTGTTTCGACCGAAGGTACTGCTCACCACCCTTGGCGCGCTCCCGCAGGTACGCGAGGATCCGCTTGTCTTCGTCACTCAGTTCACCCATGCCCGCGGGTACGGTCGCGAGCGGCTTAAGACCGTTCCTTCCGGTTACTCACCCGTAGACGTGGTAGGCGGCGACCGACAGCGCCCCTCCGAGCATCGCAACGGCGAGCGCCCCGCCGGAGGCGAGCTGATCGCCGGTGAACCCGAACACTGCCATGCCCACCGCGCCGAGCACGGCCACGATGCCGAACAGTACCGGAAAGCCGACGCCCTTGTCCGTCGAATCGGCAGTCTCCATACGCCACTCTACGGCAGGGCGATTATAAATCCCGCCGATCCGTCGGAAACGGAGTGCGGAGCTCACTCCAGCAACTGTTCGAGCTGGTGGCGACGCCGGTCGATGTCGAAGGCGGGGTCCACGCCACCCTGGACGTGGAGTCGGTCGAGGAGCAACAGCGGGTCCGCGCCCGCGGCCTCCGCTGCCGGGACCAACTCCTGGAGCGCGCGCCGGTGTAGCGCCAGCGAGTCGAGGAGTCCGATCGCGACCGCGAGGGGGACCGCCGCCTCGGCGTCGGTCGGGAAGGCGCTCGATATCAACTCGAAGCGCGGCTCCGGGGGCGCGTCGGTCGCGGCGAGCGTGAGACACTCCGGACACAGCGCCGCGCGCTCGGACGCCCCGGGGACATGGGGACGATAC
The genomic region above belongs to Natronomonas moolapensis 8.8.11 and contains:
- a CDS encoding DUF7525 family protein, whose amino-acid sequence is METADSTDKGVGFPVLFGIVAVLGAVGMAVFGFTGDQLASGGALAVAMLGGALSVAAYHVYG
- a CDS encoding DUF6276 family protein, with product MECPNCGARTVVFEVPSEYRPHVPGASERAALCPECLTLAATDAPPEPRFELISSAFPTDAEAAVPLAVAIGLLDSLALHRRALQELVPAAEAAGADPLLLLDRLHVQGGVDPAFDIDRRRHQLEQLLE